One Diospyros lotus cultivar Yz01 chromosome 1, ASM1463336v1, whole genome shotgun sequence genomic window carries:
- the LOC127800247 gene encoding probable protein phosphatase 2C 59 isoform X2: protein MGYLNSVFSSTSQFSADDTPVSGGGLSQNGKFSYGYASSPGKRSSMEDFYETRIDGVDGEIVGLFGVFDGHGGARAAEYVKQNLFSNLIKHPKFISDTKSAIADAYSHTDSEFLKSENNQNRDAGSTASTAILVGDRLLVANVGDSRAVICRGGDAIAVSRDHKPDQTDERQRIEDAGGFVMWAGTWRVGGVLAVSRAFGDRLLKQFVVADPEIQEQKVDSSLEFLILASDGLWDVVTNEEAVAMVKPIQEPEAGAKRLMQEACQRGSGDNITIVVVRFLANQEASAPGSCD from the exons TCAGAATGGTAAGTTCAGTTACGGGTATGCAAGCTCTCCTGGGAAGAGGTCATCAATGGAGGATTTTTATGAGACAAGAATAGATGGTGTGGATGGAGAGATAGTCGGTCTTTTTGGAGTTTTTGATG GCCATGGGGGTGCTCGAGCTGCAGAATATGTGAAACAAAATCTTTTTAGTAATCTGATCAAACATCCAAAGTTCATTTCTGATACCAAATCTGCTATAG CTGATGCATACAGTCATACAGACTCAGAATTTCTGAAAtcagaaaataaccaaaacagAGATGCTGGATCAACTGCTTCCACTGCCATCCTTGTAGGTGACCGTTTACTAGTGGCGAATGTTGGGGATTCCCGAGCTGTTATTTGCAGGGGGGGTGATG CCATTGCTGTTTCTCGTGATCACAAGCCAGACCAGACTGATGAGAGACAGCGTATTGAAGATGCTGGAGGTTTTGTGATGTGGGCAG gaacttggagagttGGAGGTGTTCTTGCAGTTTCTCGTGCATTTGGTGATCGACTTTTGAAACAGTTTGTTGTTGCTGATCCAGAAATTCAG GAGCAAAAGGTTGACAGCTCTCTGGAGTTCCTTATTCTTGCAAGCGACGGACTGTGGGATGTTGTAACAAATGAG GAGGCCGTTGCCATGGTTAAACCAATCCAAGAGCCAGAGGCAGGGGCGAAGAGGCTGATGCAGGAAGCATGCCAGAGAGGCAGTGGAGATAACATTACCATTGTTGTTGTACGTTTCCTGGCCAACCAAGAAGCTTCTGCTCCTGGCAGCTGTGATTAA
- the LOC127800235 gene encoding pentatricopeptide repeat-containing protein At5g24830 isoform X2, with protein MLKDSLERLKTMRENILCTDADLIGHNLKTNYTQHVVSIRALCLEGKLAAGLWIWEKMIQNGASPDVLTHNYIVNALCKAGEIEKADWLVREMLYQGPTPNCAICNTLMKGYCLINNVDRALDLLSTMANCGITPNRITCNILVHALCKKGLVENARRLVDEILDERSNNESSSLITKTILMDRYFKNGDLAQALTFWEEIFQRDTQMDVVAYNVIIHGFCLTQNVTLAYKFLPEMFKSGFLPDVFTYNTLISALCKEGKTDEACYLYSVMSRMGVAPDQITYKLLIQGLCIRGDVVKANEFLHFMLENVVVPEPLLWNVIIDGYGRCGDIKTAFSIRDQMMEFGILPNIFTYNALIHAHVKEGKIVEAHILKKEMLLNGLFPDLVTYNLLLTAACKDGDIHSALQIHDEMWRRGYEPDIITYTELIRGYCMRGKIKEAKELFDQIQRSGLLIDHVPFLILMKKYCKMGNLDRAFDLYQIWHGRERECV; from the exons ATGCTGAAAGACAGCTTGGAGCGTTTGAAAACTATGAG GGAAAACATATTGTGCACAGATGCTGACCTTATTGGCCACAATTTAAAAACCAATTACACTCAACATGTTGTCAGTATTAGGGCATTGTGTTTGGAAGGCAAGCTGGCGGCAGGGCTTTGGATTTGGGAAAAGATGATCCAGAATGGTGCAAGTCCTGATGTTCTTACACACAATTACATTGTAAATGCACTTTGCAAAGCTGGTGAAATAGAGAAGGCAGATTGGCTGGTTAGAGAGATGTTATATCAGGGTCCCACTCCCAATTGCGCTATCTGCAACACTTTAATGAAGGGTTATTGCCTTATCAATAACGTGGATAGGGCCCTTGACCTTCTCTCTACAATGGCAAATTGTGGTATTACACCAAATAGAATCACATGTAACATTCTTGTACATGCACTTTGCAAGAAAGGACTAGTGGAGAATGCAAGAAGACTTGTTGACGAAATATTAGATGAAAGGTCTAACAATGAAAGCTCAAGTTTAATCACTAAAACAATATTAATGGATAGATACTTTAAGAATGGAGATCTGGCTCAAGCACTCACTTTTTGGGAAGAGATATTTCAGAGGGATACCCAAATGGATGTTGTTGCATATAATGTTATTATTCATGGATTCTGTTTGACTCAAAATGTGACCCTTGCATATAAATTCCTACCTGAAATGTTTAAAAGTGGTTTTCTTCCTGATGTTTTCACTTACAACACTCTTATAAGTGCACTTTGTAAGGAAGGAAAGACTGATGAGGCTTGTTATCTCTACAGTGTTATGTCAAGAATGGGTGTTGCTCCTGATCAAATAACATATAAATTGCTTATTCAAGGCCTCTGTATTCGGGGAGATGTTGTTAAGGCTaatgaatttctccattttatgTTAGAGAATGTAGTTGTACCTGAGCCTCTTCTCTGGAATGTCATAATTGATGGCTATGGGAGATGTGGAGATATTAAAACAGCATTCTCCATTAGAGATCAAATGATGGAATTTGGTATCTTGCCTAACATATTTACTTATAATGCCCTGATTCATGCTCAcgtgaaagaaggaaaaattgtTGAAGCACATATTCTAAAGAAGGAGATGCTCTTAAATGGCCTGTTTCCCGATTTGGTAACCTATAACCTACTGCTAACTGCCGCTTGTAAAGATGGGGATATTCATTCTGCTTTGCAGATACATGATGAAATGTGGAGAAGAGGTTATGAACCAGATATCATAACTTATACAGAACTCATTAGAGGTTATTGCATGAGAGGTAAAATAAAGGAGGCAAAAGAACTTTTTGACCAGATACAGAGGTCTGGTTTACTTATCGATCATGTTCCTTTTCTAAtactaatgaaaaaatattgcAAGATGGGAAATCTTGACAGGGCATTTGACCTTTATCAAATATGGCATGGAAGGGAAAGAGAATGTGTTTAG
- the LOC127798383 gene encoding protein GLUTAMINE DUMPER 5-like, which produces MRTGNTLSIAPSTMPLPTERPAFSPPQRSPWHSPLPYLFGGLAAMMGLIAFALLILACSYWRLSSRRLQENNGQDGGGRSDIESGHDKAAAKALPVFDERILVIMAGDSKPTFLATPISSSASNSCGDSESRNEDGEKGESMANDEKPKQENPESQPQHN; this is translated from the coding sequence ATGAGAACCGGTAACACTTTAAGCATTGCACCGTCAACCATGCCATTGCCAACAGAAAGACCCGCGTTTTCGCCGCCGCAACGTTCGCCGTGGCACTCTCCCTTGCCCTACCTGTTCGGCGGCCTGGCGGCGATGATGGGTTTGATCGCCTTCGCTCTGTTGATCCTGGCTTGCTCCTATTGGCGGCTCTCATCACGCCGCCTGCAGGAGAATAATGGCCAGGACGGCGGTGGTCGGAGCGACATCGAGTCCGGCCATGACAAAGCCGCCGCCAAGGCTTTGCCGGTGTTTGACGAGAGGATTCTGGTGATAATGGCCGGAGATTCTAAGCCCACTTTCCTTGCCACGCCCATATCCAGTTCAGCTTCTAATTCTTGTGGCGATTCTGAAAGTAGGAACGAAGATGGAGAGAAAGGTGAATCAATGGCGAATGATGAGAAGCCGAAACAAGAAAACCCAGAGTCTCAGCCGCAACACAATTGA
- the LOC127800235 gene encoding pentatricopeptide repeat-containing protein At5g24830 isoform X1, whose translation MQSLLIAATEESHIFLRLFSSIIQTLDSINDSIPQIFADILCRKSNAHNFPDQRKSHFSGYWWTCRRRGLLTCALQNLFESTGDQYQLRTRDWLSQNRGCNDNRDPGAVFNVLDTMLKDSLERLKTMRENILCTDADLIGHNLKTNYTQHVVSIRALCLEGKLAAGLWIWEKMIQNGASPDVLTHNYIVNALCKAGEIEKADWLVREMLYQGPTPNCAICNTLMKGYCLINNVDRALDLLSTMANCGITPNRITCNILVHALCKKGLVENARRLVDEILDERSNNESSSLITKTILMDRYFKNGDLAQALTFWEEIFQRDTQMDVVAYNVIIHGFCLTQNVTLAYKFLPEMFKSGFLPDVFTYNTLISALCKEGKTDEACYLYSVMSRMGVAPDQITYKLLIQGLCIRGDVVKANEFLHFMLENVVVPEPLLWNVIIDGYGRCGDIKTAFSIRDQMMEFGILPNIFTYNALIHAHVKEGKIVEAHILKKEMLLNGLFPDLVTYNLLLTAACKDGDIHSALQIHDEMWRRGYEPDIITYTELIRGYCMRGKIKEAKELFDQIQRSGLLIDHVPFLILMKKYCKMGNLDRAFDLYQIWHGRERECV comes from the exons ATGCAATCG CTCTTAATAGCAGCCACTGAAGAATCACATATTTTTTTGCGACTCTTCAGTAGTATTATCCAAACCCTAGACTCCATCAATGATTCTATTCCGCAGATCTTTGCGGACATTTTATGCAGAAAATCCAATGCTCATAATTTTCCTGATCAAAG GAAGAGCCATTTTTCTGGCTATTGGTGGACTTGTAGAAGGCGTGGTCTGCTTACATGTGCTCTGCAGAATTTGTTTGAGTCCACTGGGGATCAATACCAGCTAAGAACAAGGGATTGGCTCTCCCAAAATAGGGGTTGCAACGATAACAGAGATCCAGGTGCAGTTTTCAATGTATTGGACACAATGCTGAAAGACAGCTTGGAGCGTTTGAAAACTATGAG GGAAAACATATTGTGCACAGATGCTGACCTTATTGGCCACAATTTAAAAACCAATTACACTCAACATGTTGTCAGTATTAGGGCATTGTGTTTGGAAGGCAAGCTGGCGGCAGGGCTTTGGATTTGGGAAAAGATGATCCAGAATGGTGCAAGTCCTGATGTTCTTACACACAATTACATTGTAAATGCACTTTGCAAAGCTGGTGAAATAGAGAAGGCAGATTGGCTGGTTAGAGAGATGTTATATCAGGGTCCCACTCCCAATTGCGCTATCTGCAACACTTTAATGAAGGGTTATTGCCTTATCAATAACGTGGATAGGGCCCTTGACCTTCTCTCTACAATGGCAAATTGTGGTATTACACCAAATAGAATCACATGTAACATTCTTGTACATGCACTTTGCAAGAAAGGACTAGTGGAGAATGCAAGAAGACTTGTTGACGAAATATTAGATGAAAGGTCTAACAATGAAAGCTCAAGTTTAATCACTAAAACAATATTAATGGATAGATACTTTAAGAATGGAGATCTGGCTCAAGCACTCACTTTTTGGGAAGAGATATTTCAGAGGGATACCCAAATGGATGTTGTTGCATATAATGTTATTATTCATGGATTCTGTTTGACTCAAAATGTGACCCTTGCATATAAATTCCTACCTGAAATGTTTAAAAGTGGTTTTCTTCCTGATGTTTTCACTTACAACACTCTTATAAGTGCACTTTGTAAGGAAGGAAAGACTGATGAGGCTTGTTATCTCTACAGTGTTATGTCAAGAATGGGTGTTGCTCCTGATCAAATAACATATAAATTGCTTATTCAAGGCCTCTGTATTCGGGGAGATGTTGTTAAGGCTaatgaatttctccattttatgTTAGAGAATGTAGTTGTACCTGAGCCTCTTCTCTGGAATGTCATAATTGATGGCTATGGGAGATGTGGAGATATTAAAACAGCATTCTCCATTAGAGATCAAATGATGGAATTTGGTATCTTGCCTAACATATTTACTTATAATGCCCTGATTCATGCTCAcgtgaaagaaggaaaaattgtTGAAGCACATATTCTAAAGAAGGAGATGCTCTTAAATGGCCTGTTTCCCGATTTGGTAACCTATAACCTACTGCTAACTGCCGCTTGTAAAGATGGGGATATTCATTCTGCTTTGCAGATACATGATGAAATGTGGAGAAGAGGTTATGAACCAGATATCATAACTTATACAGAACTCATTAGAGGTTATTGCATGAGAGGTAAAATAAAGGAGGCAAAAGAACTTTTTGACCAGATACAGAGGTCTGGTTTACTTATCGATCATGTTCCTTTTCTAAtactaatgaaaaaatattgcAAGATGGGAAATCTTGACAGGGCATTTGACCTTTATCAAATATGGCATGGAAGGGAAAGAGAATGTGTTTAG
- the LOC127800247 gene encoding probable protein phosphatase 2C 59 isoform X1, translating into MGYLNSVFSSTSQFSADDTPVSGGGLSQNGKFSYGYASSPGKRSSMEDFYETRIDGVDGEIVGLFGVFDGHGGARAAEYVKQNLFSNLIKHPKFISDTKSAIGLYFLCSCFELFNQFTSYLFWILLSTADAYSHTDSEFLKSENNQNRDAGSTASTAILVGDRLLVANVGDSRAVICRGGDAIAVSRDHKPDQTDERQRIEDAGGFVMWAGTWRVGGVLAVSRAFGDRLLKQFVVADPEIQEQKVDSSLEFLILASDGLWDVVTNEEAVAMVKPIQEPEAGAKRLMQEACQRGSGDNITIVVVRFLANQEASAPGSCD; encoded by the exons TCAGAATGGTAAGTTCAGTTACGGGTATGCAAGCTCTCCTGGGAAGAGGTCATCAATGGAGGATTTTTATGAGACAAGAATAGATGGTGTGGATGGAGAGATAGTCGGTCTTTTTGGAGTTTTTGATG GCCATGGGGGTGCTCGAGCTGCAGAATATGTGAAACAAAATCTTTTTAGTAATCTGATCAAACATCCAAAGTTCATTTCTGATACCAAATCTGCTATAGGTTTGTATTTTCTTTGCAGTTGCTTTGAATTGTTCAACCAATTTACTTCATATTTATTCTGGATTCTCCTTTCTACAGCTGATGCATACAGTCATACAGACTCAGAATTTCTGAAAtcagaaaataaccaaaacagAGATGCTGGATCAACTGCTTCCACTGCCATCCTTGTAGGTGACCGTTTACTAGTGGCGAATGTTGGGGATTCCCGAGCTGTTATTTGCAGGGGGGGTGATG CCATTGCTGTTTCTCGTGATCACAAGCCAGACCAGACTGATGAGAGACAGCGTATTGAAGATGCTGGAGGTTTTGTGATGTGGGCAG gaacttggagagttGGAGGTGTTCTTGCAGTTTCTCGTGCATTTGGTGATCGACTTTTGAAACAGTTTGTTGTTGCTGATCCAGAAATTCAG GAGCAAAAGGTTGACAGCTCTCTGGAGTTCCTTATTCTTGCAAGCGACGGACTGTGGGATGTTGTAACAAATGAG GAGGCCGTTGCCATGGTTAAACCAATCCAAGAGCCAGAGGCAGGGGCGAAGAGGCTGATGCAGGAAGCATGCCAGAGAGGCAGTGGAGATAACATTACCATTGTTGTTGTACGTTTCCTGGCCAACCAAGAAGCTTCTGCTCCTGGCAGCTGTGATTAA